In Janthinobacterium rivuli, a single genomic region encodes these proteins:
- the rsgA gene encoding ribosome small subunit-dependent GTPase A — MSEGKLTGVIIAAHGRHYLADVDGAKLQCVTRGKKTNVAVGDIVHLTRTSNDQAVIDRIEERKTLLYRSDQYKSKLLAANLTQLFIVVATEPGFADDLISRSLVAADAAGIEARIILNKTDVTASLERARERLLPYSSMGYPVDEVSARAEPEHAVATLAPLLAGQSSILIGQSGMGKSSLINLLVPDADIAVREISAALDTGKHTTTFTRLYKLDELGANSSIIDSPGFQEFGLYHLSEGMLERAFREFQPYLGGCKFYNCRHLIEPQCAILQALSEGKIAKMRHTLYGQLLHESAQTLY; from the coding sequence ATGAGCGAAGGCAAGTTGACAGGCGTCATCATTGCCGCCCACGGCCGTCATTACCTGGCCGACGTGGACGGCGCCAAGCTGCAATGCGTGACGCGCGGCAAGAAAACCAATGTGGCCGTGGGCGACATCGTGCACCTGACGCGCACTTCCAACGACCAGGCCGTCATCGACCGCATCGAGGAACGCAAGACCTTGCTGTACCGCTCGGATCAGTACAAATCGAAATTGCTGGCCGCCAACCTGACGCAGCTGTTCATCGTCGTGGCGACGGAACCGGGCTTTGCCGACGACCTGATCTCGCGCTCGCTGGTGGCGGCCGACGCGGCCGGCATCGAGGCGCGCATCATCCTCAACAAAACGGACGTGACCGCTTCGCTGGAACGCGCCCGCGAACGCCTGCTGCCGTATTCCTCGATGGGCTATCCCGTCGATGAAGTGTCGGCCCGCGCCGAACCCGAGCACGCCGTGGCCACCCTGGCGCCGTTGCTGGCGGGCCAGTCGTCCATCCTCATCGGCCAGTCGGGCATGGGCAAGTCGTCCTTGATCAACCTGCTGGTGCCGGACGCCGACATCGCCGTGCGCGAAATCTCGGCCGCGCTCGACACGGGCAAGCACACGACGACCTTTACGCGCCTGTACAAGCTCGATGAACTGGGCGCGAACAGCTCCATCATCGATTCGCCCGGTTTCCAGGAATTCGGCCTGTACCACCTGTCCGAAGGTATGCTGGAGCGGGCCTTCCGCGAATTCCAGCCCTACCTGGGCGGCTGCAAGTTCTATAACTGCCGCCACCTGATCGAGCCGCAATGCGCCATCCTGCAAGCCTTGTCTGAAGGCAAGATCGCCAAGATGCGCCATACCCTGTACGGCCAGCTGCTGCACGAGTCGGCGCAAACGCTGTATTGA
- a CDS encoding M48 family metallopeptidase — translation MYSLAFSILFVSVLVLTLAVRFWLASRQIRHVLAHRAVVPPEFAEKIPLAAHQKAADYTVAKTKFGLLTLLVNYAVLIGFTLLGGLQWLALHLNEWMGPGSPMLYQIGLIAAFAAISGLIDLPFDYYRQFVLEQRFGFNTMARKLFFTDMLKGVALGAVIGLPLIWVVLTLMAKSGGLWWLYAWFVWSGFQLLMMVLFPTVIAPLFNKFTPLADEALKSRIEGLMQRVGFASKGLFVMDGSKRSAHGNAYFSGFGANKRIVFFDTLLSRLAPQEIEAVLAHELGHFKLKHIVKRIAMMFVISLGFLALLGFLKTQPWFYAGLGVDPVALALTGQPTDALALLLFMLALPVFTFLLGPLTSLSSRKHEFEADAFAATHTQADDLVSALVKMYEDNASTLTPDPLHSAFYDSHPPASVRIRHLKGASA, via the coding sequence GTGCTGGCGCACCGCGCCGTTGTCCCGCCCGAATTCGCGGAAAAAATCCCGCTGGCCGCGCACCAGAAGGCGGCCGACTACACGGTGGCGAAGACCAAATTTGGCCTGCTGACCCTGCTGGTCAACTATGCCGTGCTGATCGGTTTTACCCTGCTGGGCGGCCTGCAATGGCTGGCGCTGCACCTGAATGAATGGATGGGGCCGGGTTCGCCCATGCTGTACCAGATCGGCCTGATCGCCGCCTTTGCCGCCATTTCCGGCCTGATCGACCTGCCCTTCGACTATTACCGCCAGTTCGTGCTGGAGCAGCGCTTCGGCTTCAACACCATGGCGCGCAAGCTGTTCTTCACGGACATGCTCAAGGGCGTGGCCCTGGGCGCCGTCATCGGCCTGCCGCTGATCTGGGTCGTGCTGACCCTGATGGCCAAGTCGGGCGGCCTGTGGTGGTTGTACGCGTGGTTCGTCTGGAGCGGCTTCCAGCTGCTGATGATGGTGCTGTTCCCCACCGTCATCGCCCCGCTGTTCAACAAATTCACGCCGCTGGCCGACGAAGCGCTGAAAAGCCGCATCGAAGGCTTGATGCAGCGCGTGGGCTTTGCCTCGAAAGGCCTGTTCGTCATGGATGGCTCGAAGCGCAGCGCCCACGGCAATGCGTATTTCTCGGGTTTTGGCGCCAACAAGCGCATCGTTTTCTTCGACACCCTGCTGTCGCGCCTGGCGCCGCAGGAAATCGAAGCCGTGCTGGCGCATGAACTGGGCCACTTCAAGCTCAAGCACATCGTCAAGCGCATCGCCATGATGTTCGTCATCTCGCTCGGTTTCCTCGCGCTGCTGGGCTTCCTGAAGACGCAGCCGTGGTTTTACGCGGGCCTCGGTGTCGACCCTGTCGCGCTGGCGCTCACTGGCCAGCCGACGGACGCGCTGGCCCTGCTGCTGTTCATGCTGGCCTTGCCCGTCTTCACTTTCCTGCTGGGACCGTTGACCTCGCTCAGCTCGCGCAAGCACGAATTCGAAGCGGACGCCTTTGCCGCCACGCACACGCAGGCGGACGACCTCGTCTCGGCGCTCGTCAAAATGTATGAAGACAATGCGTCGACCCTGACGCCCGACCCGCTGCACTCGGCCTTTTACGATAGCCACCCGCCGGCCAGCGTGCGCATCCGCCACCTGAAAGGGGCTTCCGCATGA
- a CDS encoding 4a-hydroxytetrahydrobiopterin dehydratase, with the protein MNTPSTSQDLAQLSCTPRQQALGDSDIATLHALLPQWSVQNGKLCRDFGFKNYYQTLAFVNALAYMTHTQDHHPELIITYKTCAVRYDTHSVNQGAGGLSENDFICAAKADLIYQSSQVTA; encoded by the coding sequence ATGAATACGCCATCGACTTCGCAGGACCTGGCCCAACTGAGCTGCACGCCGCGCCAGCAGGCGCTGGGCGACTCGGACATCGCCACCTTGCACGCCCTGCTGCCGCAGTGGAGCGTGCAAAACGGCAAGCTGTGCCGCGACTTCGGCTTCAAGAATTACTACCAGACCCTGGCGTTCGTGAACGCCCTGGCCTATATGACCCATACGCAAGACCACCATCCGGAGCTCATCATTACTTACAAAACCTGCGCCGTGCGCTACGACACGCACTCGGTCAACCAGGGCGCCGGCGGCCTGTCCGAAAACGACTTCATCTGCGCCGCCAAGGCAGACCTCATCTACCAGAGCAGCCAGGTGACCGCATGA
- a CDS encoding ATP-binding protein, protein MFALEHDIAQWEDTLRPLRALERLPLLMLLAWHLRQRNCAQALHHAAEAASLLPQAQLPDHALAIAQARLQLVQAEISWLQGALDAAESLAMAAHAILCAHGDGAACADAHWLLSSIAVDRGDHVRCDAELLAAAGQARSAGDAMRASLADAATARWAVLRDAPAAQARWGAAFQADCASGKLPAPLAAWVHDFRGLLAHTSRDLGTAAGHYMQSYEAALESGQLRGAITAAINIGDCFSSLNDNESALEWMQCALDLARPTGWPRSIGACQTHTAETMRKLGRLATAEDLLRQALHLLAPMSGARTYANALFHLGELSLDKGDYDTALDAFSRLAQRAEALGQADFRSMAQRGSAHALSYLDRPDEALQAAERACQLATAQGDAMHQVAALRVLSMLHARHELPPPAGMLERNPALHFLHQALQVAASIDGYSPPGELLDALAREYAHAGDYARAYDIALDAGMAREKSHTQQASNRATAMQVYHQTEHARSEGYHHRELAASEARRAEVLQQTSDTLERLSAIGQEITTHLDASAVFQVLDRHVHALLPVNTFAVYMLDAAGTALRRAHGMEAGRPLSDNAIPLNNPRAYSVRCLLGRREVYIDQVPPRRHAYTVPGTLHNQSVLYVPLMVGERVLGVMTVQACHANAYGERERLIFRTLCAYGAIALDNASAYRQLQDAQAQLVSQEKLAALGSLMAGVAHELNTPIGNSLLIASTMQQKTEDVERLMNGPGLRRSDLAAFIDDAGKASALVMRGLRSAADLVNSFKQVAVDRTTEQRRRFDLQQVSNEIIATVMNRIRSSGHRIEVEIAFGIAMDSYPGPFGQVITNLINNALLHAFAPAPNDGGAGTGCMRLSATMEAARVHIVFEDNGGGIAEQHLSRIFDPFFTTKLGQGGSGLGLSISYNIVTALLGGTIQVASSPAGTRFTLDLPLEAPQLDGAAPASIY, encoded by the coding sequence ATGTTCGCACTCGAACATGACATTGCACAGTGGGAAGACACACTGCGGCCATTGCGCGCCCTGGAGCGCTTGCCCTTGCTGATGCTGCTGGCATGGCATTTGCGCCAGCGCAACTGCGCGCAGGCGCTGCACCATGCGGCCGAAGCGGCGTCCTTGCTGCCCCAGGCCCAACTGCCGGACCACGCCCTGGCCATCGCGCAGGCGCGTCTGCAACTGGTGCAGGCGGAAATATCCTGGCTGCAAGGGGCGCTCGATGCGGCCGAAAGCCTGGCGATGGCGGCGCACGCCATCCTGTGCGCGCACGGCGACGGCGCCGCCTGCGCCGATGCACACTGGCTGCTGTCCTCGATTGCCGTCGACCGGGGCGACCACGTCCGCTGCGATGCCGAACTGCTGGCCGCTGCCGGACAAGCGCGCAGCGCCGGCGATGCGATGCGCGCCAGCCTGGCCGACGCCGCCACGGCGCGCTGGGCCGTGTTGCGCGATGCGCCGGCCGCCCAAGCGCGCTGGGGCGCCGCATTCCAGGCCGACTGCGCCAGCGGCAAGCTGCCCGCGCCGCTCGCTGCCTGGGTGCATGACTTCCGCGGCTTGCTGGCGCACACCTCGCGCGACCTGGGCACGGCCGCCGGCCACTACATGCAAAGCTATGAAGCGGCGCTGGAAAGCGGCCAGCTGCGCGGCGCCATCACGGCCGCCATCAATATCGGCGATTGTTTTTCCAGCCTTAACGACAACGAATCGGCCCTCGAATGGATGCAGTGCGCGCTGGATCTGGCGCGTCCCACCGGCTGGCCGCGCAGCATCGGCGCCTGCCAGACGCATACGGCCGAAACCATGCGCAAGCTGGGACGTCTGGCCACGGCCGAAGACTTGCTGCGCCAGGCGCTGCACCTGCTGGCGCCCATGTCGGGCGCGCGCACCTATGCCAACGCCCTGTTCCACCTGGGCGAACTGAGCCTGGACAAGGGCGACTACGACACGGCGCTCGATGCCTTCAGCCGGCTGGCGCAGCGGGCCGAAGCGCTGGGCCAGGCCGATTTCCGCAGCATGGCCCAGCGCGGCAGCGCTCACGCGCTGTCCTACCTGGACCGCCCGGACGAAGCGCTGCAGGCGGCCGAACGGGCTTGCCAGCTGGCCACCGCGCAAGGCGACGCCATGCACCAAGTGGCGGCGCTGCGCGTCTTGTCCATGCTGCATGCACGCCATGAGCTGCCGCCGCCCGCAGGCATGCTGGAACGTAATCCCGCCCTGCATTTCCTGCACCAGGCGCTGCAGGTGGCCGCCTCCATCGACGGCTATTCGCCGCCCGGCGAACTGCTCGATGCGCTGGCGCGCGAATACGCGCATGCGGGCGACTATGCGCGCGCCTACGATATCGCCCTCGATGCGGGCATGGCGCGCGAAAAAAGCCACACCCAGCAGGCGAGCAACCGCGCCACCGCCATGCAGGTCTACCACCAGACGGAACATGCGCGCTCGGAAGGCTATCACCACCGCGAGCTGGCCGCCTCCGAAGCGCGCCGCGCCGAAGTGCTGCAGCAGACCAGCGACACCCTGGAACGGTTGTCGGCCATCGGCCAGGAAATCACCACCCACCTCGATGCCAGCGCCGTGTTCCAGGTGCTCGACCGCCACGTGCACGCTTTGCTGCCAGTCAACACCTTTGCCGTCTACATGCTCGACGCGGCGGGCACGGCGCTGCGCCGCGCGCATGGCATGGAAGCGGGCCGGCCCCTGTCCGACAACGCCATTCCACTGAACAATCCACGCGCCTACTCCGTGCGCTGCCTGCTGGGCCGGCGCGAAGTGTATATCGACCAGGTGCCGCCGCGCCGCCACGCCTACACGGTGCCCGGCACCCTGCATAACCAGAGCGTGCTGTACGTACCGCTGATGGTGGGCGAACGCGTGCTGGGCGTGATGACGGTGCAAGCTTGCCACGCCAATGCGTATGGCGAACGCGAGCGGCTGATCTTCCGTACCCTGTGCGCGTATGGCGCCATCGCGCTCGACAACGCCAGCGCCTACCGGCAATTGCAAGATGCCCAGGCGCAACTGGTATCGCAGGAAAAACTGGCCGCCCTCGGTTCCTTGATGGCCGGCGTGGCGCATGAACTCAATACCCCGATCGGCAACAGTTTATTAATCGCCAGCACCATGCAGCAAAAGACGGAAGACGTGGAACGCCTGATGAACGGTCCCGGCCTGCGCCGCTCGGACCTGGCCGCCTTCATCGACGATGCGGGCAAGGCGTCGGCGCTGGTGATGCGCGGCCTGCGCAGCGCGGCCGACCTGGTCAACAGTTTCAAGCAGGTAGCCGTCGACCGCACCACCGAGCAGCGGCGCCGGTTTGACTTGCAACAAGTAAGCAATGAAATCATCGCCACCGTCATGAACCGCATCCGCAGTTCGGGCCACCGCATCGAAGTGGAGATAGCCTTCGGCATCGCCATGGACAGCTATCCGGGTCCGTTTGGCCAGGTGATCACCAATCTGATCAACAATGCCCTGCTGCACGCCTTCGCCCCCGCGCCCAACGATGGCGGCGCCGGCACGGGCTGCATGCGTTTGTCCGCCACGATGGAGGCGGCGCGCGTGCACATCGTCTTCGAGGACAATGGCGGCGGCATCGCCGAACAGCATTTGTCGCGCATCTTCGACCCCTTCTTTACCACCAAGCTGGGCCAGGGCGGCAGCGGCCTGGGTTTGTCGATCAGCTACAACATCGTCACGGCCCTGCTGGGCGGCACCATCCAGGTGGCCAGCAGCCCCGCCGGCACGCGCTTCACCCTGGACTTGCCGCTGGAAGCGCCGCAGCTGGACGGCGCCGCGCCCGCCAGCATCTATTAA